The Cucurbita pepo subsp. pepo cultivar mu-cu-16 chromosome LG15, ASM280686v2, whole genome shotgun sequence genome contains the following window.
aggacattattattaatttattgaattttataaaatagaatttatattatcgtacaaatacaatttttttaaagatttctGGACTGGGTGCGAAGTTGCTGTTCGATTCTCCAATGGCGGGGAAGGAGAATCTGAAGATTATTACAGACAAGAACCAGATGCGGACATGGACGAGGGCCATGAGATCGCAAGGCAAAACCATCGCCCTCGTTCCCACCATGGGATTCCTCCACGACGGCCATCTCTCCCTAATCGAAGAAGCTCACAAGCACACACACCTCGTTGTGGTCTCAATCTACGTTAACCCTAGCCAATTCGCCCCTTCCGAGGATCTCTCCACCTATCCTTCTGATTTCGACGGCGACATTCGGAAGCTCATGGCTGTTCCTGGAGGTGTTGATGCGGTTTTTCATCCTTACAATCTCTACGATTATGGAGTAGAATCAGCTCGTTGCGGAAATAGCGGCGTATCTAATGGAACGGCGGTGGTTTCTTGCTTGGAGGAGTCTGGATCAGGGCATGAGACATGGGTGAGGGTCGAGCGTTTGGAGAAGGGGATGTGTGGGATAAGAAGGCCTGTTTTCTTCAGAGGAGTTGCTACCATTGTTGCTAAGTTGTTCAATATTGTGGAGCCTGATGTTGCTGTGTTTGGGAAGAAGGATTATCAGCAATGGCGGATTATCAGGCGGATGGTGAGTTTCTCTGCAAGAGGGTGaatggttttgattttgatatctgTTTAGAGCTCAAAACTCATTGTTTATCATCTGAATTTGATTGCTTAATTCTAAgatttataaacttaatttgcATTCCTCGTCTTAGGGTACTAAATCTTGCATGTTTGCTAaactatattcaaaattcgaaAAGCTGCTTCGATCAATACCGTTAGATGAACCGGTAGTTAAGTTCTCAAGAATGCTAAATCTtgcatgttaggaaccacgaacctccacaatggtatgatattgtccattttgagtataagctctcatagttgtacttttggtttctccaaaaggcctcataccgaTGGAGattgtattccttacttataaactcatgatcattctttaaattagctaacgtggactccctcccaataGGGTATGACTTAAATTCCTGTCCCTCGAAGTTCATTTAGTTCTGATCTCGATGGTTAAAGTTTGGGTTGGGCAACAAGCCTCTTGGATGATATATGTTGCTCTAACTTCTTGCCTTATCATCTTTTGTTCTAGATTTCCACAAGTTATTGGGTGTTTACCCacatttataatcatttgaTTGAGATAGGCATATGTTTATTACCTCTGGTGGTAATGATTCTCACATCAACTCTTTTCCAGGTTCGAGATCTTGATTTTTCTATAAACATTGTGGGGTCTGAAATCATGCGCGATGTCGATGGTCTTGCAATGAGTTCGCGCAATGTCGGGCTCTCACTTGAAGAAAGACAAAAGGTTCTCTCCTTCACTGTTCTATCTACTTCTGTTCAAATTATGGTGTAGTAGTGTCTTCAATGTGCAAAGCATATTGGCTTTGTTGTTCATGATAGAATGATTACTTAGATTCAGAAACTGATTTACGTCTACGTCTTTCGTTTATAGGCATTGTCTATAAACAGGTCATTGTCAAAAGCAAAATCAGCCGCAGAAAGAGGTGAACTTAATTGCAAAAGCTTAAAGAGCTTGGTTGTCGATGAAATACGGGAAGCCGGTGGAGAACTTGATTACGTTGAGGTGAGCCCTAgatgatttaaatatgaagtctgtaaaagcccaagcccaccgctagtagatattgtcctctttggactttcccttgaggtttttaaaacacgtatgctagagagaggttttcaaaacacgtatgctagagagaggttttcaaaacacgtatgctagagagaggttttcacacccttataaagaatgttttgttctccttcccaaccgatgtgggatctcacaatccacacccccTTTtagggtccaacgtccttgttggcactcgtttttagttctaataccatttgtagctcaagcccactgctagcaaacattgttctctttgagctttccctttcgggctttccttaaagatttttaaaacgcgtttacttaGGGTGAGTTTTCCACACGtttaatgtttcgttctcctccctgaccgatgtgggatctcacaaagtCTTTCTGACTTAAGCCTATAATAAGCTTTTGATGTTCTGTTTGTAACATTGTGCAGCCTTTCAACTTAGTTAAGAGAGAGTGTGGAGTTGTAGCCTGTCTTTTTCATGGTTTTATTGTCTTTTTCATGAAAGGGGCTGTTTCTTGCTTCCGTTTTCCAAACTATTTTTGAAGACTGATAATGGGGCTGCTGAAAAGTAAATATGCATATGAATGAAATCATGGTTTGCTACTTGTCCATgtttttggaaggaaaaacaaCTTCAATTCTCCTCCGAGTGAGGTTTTGTCGTGTATTCCATTCAAATTATCTCCATAGGCATCTGTaactaagtttcttttttttttattcacctGGTCTTATTTTGCTCGACTGGAGACTTTTTTCTCTCTAgattgtgtgagatcccacattgataggagaggggaacgagtaccaacgaggacgctgggctccgaaagggggtgtggattgtgagatcccacattggttggagagggaagcGAAACATTTAttgtaagagtgtgaaaatctcccCTAtaagatgcattttaaaaaccttgaggggaagcccgaaagggaaagcccaaagaggacaatatatgctaacggtgggacttgggctgttatagatTGCTTCCCTTTTTTTTGTGAGCATTCTCTTTTGTCGGCctttttagtatttttctcaatgaaagttcaacaattcattaaaataaaaaacttcaaTTCTTCTCAAAACGAGAATTGGAAACATGGTATTCAACGTAATGTTATTCGTTATCCAAACACGTATCTGCTGAATTTAACAGTAAGTTTCATATGGTTTTTGTTGGCGACAGATTGTGGAACAAGAGAGTTtggaggtggtggaggagatcaAGAGTCCAGTTGTGATCTTGATAGCTGCCTGGTTTGGCAAAGTAAGGCTCATAGACAACATTGAAATAAGCATTTGAATATTTAGTTActtctccttccttccttctgaTCATCTTTTTGTACTTATTTTAGTGTTTCCGAGCTATGAGGCTTACACGTATTCGCTTAGtgtgtttgaataaataggtcGAGGTTTAGtgtgtttgaataaataggtcGAAGTTTAGGTAAACCGGCCCATATTTCATGTAAGACTGATAGCATAAGAACTTTAAACCACTTAAATAGTCCAAACTCAAGGCTCCCCAATGGAGAGcaaaagaataaagagaaGTCTCATTATTTTATGTCATTTGAATGCACTAGTTCTTTTGTACGTTATTGCCTAATATTCGATTATAAATCTTGGATTATGAAAACGAGTTAAGCTCATGCATACACACTACCTTTGTATTTTCTCCTTTACCATTGTctaatccattttttttgtatttttatcattttctcgGCAGCCCAATCTTCTCAGTTGATTCAAAGTCGTATATGATCAAACTGTGacgagattaaatatttcatagtCCAATCTTATACAAACTTATGGATATGATGCTTCCACTTACATTTTACACCGAATGATTTAAGTCAATCATTTAtaagaaaagttaaattaataatgtttaaaataatactaCCATgggaaatattaaattataaataaaataattttaaaaattaaataattaataaatcttaacATATAGTACATATTTAGAAGAAATTAGTgagtttacaaaaaaaaaaaaaaaattgcattacatttttgttattaaaataggataaatttggaaaatgttgtaattttaattttttgtttactatattataaaaaatacacgactactttgtttaaaaaaatactcaaacaTTTACCcatttcattaatactttaaacttaaaaacttcctttcatttctctttttctttttattttgtttttattttattttatttctatttttaaatatcaaatctTCAAAGagttaattgatttttttagcatgtccacacatacatataaaatttttcaaatgtTGCAATTTTAAACCTATAATACATTCTTGCTCCaagtatattaaaaatgtttttctcaagtattcaattaattatatagaaattgataataaaataaaattgtagaaCTGAGCCTTTAGTTGGaatttataaatctttttatCAAAATAGTAAATCTAAGATCACTTCCAAACAAGTCCTAAAAGTACCTGGATCAGTAGTGGCACGTTTTGGGAGGCTCCAAGACAAGTAGGTAAGAACGTAGTGATAACTCGACTCATAAGTGGTTGAAAAGGCCGAGTACCTGCAAGTTCGAAACTTCATATACGACAAGTGAACAACTGAagtatattattttagaacATCAAAATGCATAAATGATTCTATCAAACCCTCAAAATGTGTATAAACGATGCTTTATTGGTAACCATGTGTGTATTATTTAGCAAACAAATGatatattttcattcaaaatgtCAAAAGAATATAACCATGCAAGCTATACAAAAGCATGTATAAAACTGTCCAAGCCTGATCCCATCACCAAAATCCTAATGCTGCAAGGAGGATCCATCAACAGTTAAAGCCGCCGCAAATAGACAATATGATAATCAGAATCAACGCAAGTACGATCGCAAGAACTATCAGCTTTATCTTCATGTTCTGATACCACatctttctcttcattttggTTCCTTGCTGCCTAAAATCTTGTGCCTGCAGATACCATTATCAATTGAATTTCATGTTCATATTAAGATTGTgtatttcctcttcttttgtAAACATAATCTCCtgtttttttgtcaattttcCTCCTTATTCAAGTTAATTGGGACTAATGTAAATGACACAAGGTCCATTATCCATTCGAACCACAGAACTGAGCATAGCGTTACGTCTAACATAGAACTATGACCCGAATAAGCTACAAAATTAAACGAATATAGCATATAATACAATtgtaaaaaagtaataaaacgCTCTATGATGTTGATGCCGGCTCTCAAGTTTTGAATGGGATGTCCTGTTTCTTTAGGTATATAGCTTACTGACGAATTCGATTTTTCCAAAAGTTAAAGAGTACTGCAAACAAAATATGATATCGGCATGCCGTTCATTCGTGAACTAaatttcctttaattcatataCCATTTATACTCATGCATCACCTAAAAGAATGTATCATTTCACAGATTGCCAATCATTATTTAGGTAAGTCGCAAAAGGAACGGACAATGACCTGAGATCGAAGGTTTTCTGTCTTATCGACTAGAAGCTCAATCTTCTCTCCACGATCAAGAACCTGTTGACAGAGCAATCAGTGAATAAACCCACCATTTGCATATCAAGTAAAATGTGATAAAAGATTAAATCAGATCAAATGTTATAATATGCAGAATAAggcattttcctaaatttgaTGATTGAAAGGAATGGAGGAATGTAATGGTTGTATGTTACTTTATTTTACCTTCTCAATGTTTTCCATCATTACTCCTTTGACTTCAGAAACCTGTGCTTTCACTTTAGCAATCTTACTGATCTCCTCGGGGTGGTCCACACAATACTTCATATGCTCCTTCAGTTTAGACctatatacaaaaatataatgtgATTGGAAGCAAAATCCAGGTGGTCCACACAATACTTCATATGCTACTTCATATGCTCCTCGGGGTGATCCGCACATTCATTCTTTATCTCTATCTATATGTATAATGTTAGATAAGAGATAAAGGGAAATTCATTTGATAATTCCCACGAAACAATGTACCCAAATTCTTTGTTCAGGCTGTTGGCAGTTGCTGTCATGGCCTTTCCGCCTCCATATCTCTTCATAAAGTCCTCATTAACTCGTTCGAGAAATGCAATAGGGATCTGTCGACCAGCAGCCTCAACTGCAACCACACAGTAAGCTGCAACACAGAAGAGATGGAATCAATTAGATTCACCTATGTAAGCATAGAGACAGAATGGAGCACGAGCAAACACAGAGATCTGTAGGATCCACGTCCAgtctctcaagatttttaagcATGATCTTTCTCATGGAAGCACACATATGCTTTATGGATTAGATGGTACAAATTCATCGcattgtatattttttaatgactAGATAATCTTGGTTCTCATTTAATTCCTCCATTATTCTGAAGTGAAGATGAATTTCTTGATTGGACCCCAAACTGAAGTAGTAACTAATGGCAATGATGAACGCAGTCAGGAACTATGTACATGAGCTGAGATGAGAAACATCCTCAGGACAACACAGTGTCAATCAAAGAACTCAAATAGTAACTTACAGAACGAAGAGAGGAAGTTATTAACAAAACAGAAGAACGCTAATTTCACAGAACCGTGATTAGAGAAAAGAACATCGAAACTCAATTTAGCATAAAAGAACTTGTTGTCACCATAACAGAGGAGGTCACAGTTTCAAGGCTCCAGCAATATTGACACAAAGACTGACAGTTTTCGGATACCGCATCTGCAGCACTTCTTTCGCATCGACTAGCTCAAGaaacaacttcaaaaaaataaaNaaaaaaaaaaaaaaaaaaaaaaaaaaaaaaaacggattCTAAAACGATAGCTATGTGGAATAAATGTCAAGAATcgaccaaggaattttcaCGATCGTTCTTTTCAAAAcacaatttctttcaaaatggAATGACAATTACAGAACCGAGTCCTCCATTAATGATCTGATCAGCGTATCGCAAAACGATGCTTATGACACTAGTTTCCTATTATTTCCACTCCGAGATTAACAACGGCAAAGCGTTTAACAGAAAAGAAGCACATCTAACGCAAATATCACCATTGAAACGCGTTAAAACTAAACAGGAGAATCAGACGAATCgcataaaaaacaaacaatcaaaagACGAAAGCCATGAAAACCGCAggaaaaaagatgaaatcgacaaaagaaaataagaggaGACAGAGAAATTACTGAATCCATTATCGACGAGATAGTTGAAGGTATGGCCATCGCAATTGTAAGTGAACTTGTTATTGGTGGCGGGAAGCTTCTGGAGGCACTGTGTGGCTATACTGGTGAAATTTCCGGTGAATTCCGTATACTCTGCAAGAATCACAGTCCCGCGCGCAACGAAACTGTAGATCAAGGATTGTTGCCCCATGGAAGACGATGAATCTTGTCCAAATCGAACCAGAGGATACAGAGAGAAAGGggaaaatagagagaaaatgaaggcTTCGCTTcaaggggaagctcaaaaagTTGGCATGTCTGTGTTCTCTGAGTTAGTTGTAGCTACCCTTTGATCTCCTCGAAAATCACGGAAATGCCAcgccatttctttttttctttttttctctcaaaattaattactcaAGTGTCGGTGAAATTACAACTTTACCCCttattaacatatttaatactttttaaaagtttacaaacaattaaatctaaattagTGGAAATCACACGCTACTATTTTCtccaatattaaataattaattatcaagtaaattaccattttagtcctcaacatatttaatatcttaaaataaaaaaattgactaaacttataatttatatttaggtaagtaaattttaaaatagtttttaactttaaattttatatctaaaaattTTTACgaccaatttaaaattttattaaatttcataatctattatgtgtaattatttgataattaaaaaatattaaatgagttatatattagaaattcaaatttataatctattaaatatttgatagatGAGGATAAAATGgtaattcaacattttttttgaaattttttatccTAAGACCGTTCAAACAGCGTGATGACGTGGAAAGTTCGTCTCTACACGCAAAACGCAACAAATGTAATTTTCAACGGTGGCGAGTCGTCGTAAGACGCAGCGTTTTGACCGCTGAACAAATTTGGTcgctttttttaaaaaaaactaaataattaattgattttctatttaaaattaaagtcgttggtttgatcattttttttaaaattaaattaatagttattatttatttttaattataaaaaaggttattatatatatatatatatatattaattattttcaacgaAGTTCGTTGgattttaactaaaaatccACCGAAATCTCGtttcgttattttttttttcttttattaaataataaaagttttaataaatctatatttatttatttatttattattattattatttgctaTTATTAGATTTGAGCaactcaaatttaaaatatcattaaattagaattataaaatttgtgtcttgtcataattttagtggtgggtaataaatttgtaaattaatttgaaatttttaaaaaataattaatttattaaatataaaattaaattctatttaaattaaattctatttttttaattaaatcaatttggATGCCTGTGACAGTTCACATCACTTACTCCTTACTTGAAAACTATCACTAGAAATCAATACGAGTACTCTCAATATACATTGTCCTTACCCACATGTCTCATAGAAAAAAATTTCAGGTCGCACGAGTCCTTTTAACCTACTTCTCGCTTTTAAGAGCGAAAACTATCCCTACAACCCAACGTGAGTCCTCTCGACATGCATTGTCCTCAATCACGTGTCTCATAGGAAAATTTCCAGGTCACACGAGTCCTTTCAACCTACTtctcgcttctaagagtgaaaactaaacctacaaaccaacacgagttctttcaacatgttttgtcttcaatCACGTGCATCATAGGAAAATTCTCATAAGGTCAcctaacataaaattgctTAAAGTAATGCACGTTTAAACATGAAGCTCCTATGAATAAGCCATAGATAATAAAAgtgcaccttgttggtatagatgGTAACGATTGCTTTCATTCGGATTTAGtatcgattcattcatgtacctctcATTCACCCCGACATTACAGAGATTTTGCATTGAAAATTCCAACCATCTTCTAAATTAGCCTCAAAAGGTCGACTCAATGGGGTGCTTTTTCATGGAAATTCCAAACACATGGGTTGAAAGGcaatacaaacaaaaattacatttttgcctgatcttttattttaatgggacaaatatctagatattctaaaatgtatatttattttattatatttaatatcataattatttatttactatatatttttgaataaaaatctaattatatattgaaattgacgtgcaaattttaattaaatgtctgaaaataaataaatagataaattacgaactaacatttattttaagataaatttaTAACTGGAACCATTGAATTGGGTCTATTCAACCTGACCCACGAACACTCTTATTGAgttataaatcttaattaaatgtttaaaaataaataaatagatattttatgaactaacattttaattttattaaaaataaaaaaattacaactcGAATAATTGGATCAGTCTAAGAAATGTCTCAACCTGATTCACGAATACCCCTATATTGAATTGAACTGGATCGGTCTAAGAACGACATTCAGATGAACGTTTACAACTCGAACAATTGAATTGGGTGTACTTGAGTCATGCCCGTCACCCACATCGTTCTTTTTTGTGGGCATATCTCTGTACTCGAACATGTCGTTCTTTTTTGGTCGATATATCAGAGAAGGAACTAGGTAGGAGAAACACAATTTCACTTTAGTTTGACTCGgcataattttagtttatctAATAACTTAATAGTTGAAGTTTAGTGGGCATAACTTTAGGTCGACTTAAGTTCTCAATCTCAATTATTGTCACTTTAGCTGACTCAACTTTGCCTCATATCCCGTGTTATGAAGGACTGCTGACTCAATGTTAGATCCGACGTCGAATTCACAGGCTGTTAGACTTATATGAGACATGACACCATCTATTGATAGATAAAGAGAAATCGAGCATAAAATTGTCAACATTCTTTGTTCGTGGTAGAAG
Protein-coding sequences here:
- the LOC111811423 gene encoding pantoate--beta-alanine ligase-like translates to MAGKENLKIITDKNQMRTWTRAMRSQGKTIALVPTMGFLHDGHLSLIEEAHKHTHLVVVSIYVNPSQFAPSEDLSTYPSDFDGDIRKLMAVPGGVDAVFHPYNLYDYGVESARCGNSGVSNGTAVVSCLEESGSGHETWVRVERLEKGMCGIRRPVFFRGVATIVAKLFNIVEPDVAVFGKKDYQQWRIIRRMVRDLDFSINIVGSEIMRDVDGLAMSSRNVGLSLEERQKALSINRSLSKAKSAAERGELNCKSLKSLVVDEIREAGGELDYVEIVEQESLEVVEEIKSPVVILIAAWFGKVRLIDNIEISI
- the LOC111811424 gene encoding vesicle-associated membrane protein 722-like; this translates as MGQQSLIYSFVARGTVILAEYTEFTGNFTSIATQCLQKLPATNNKFTYNCDGHTFNYLVDNGFTYCVVAVEAAGRQIPIAFLERVNEDFMKRYGGGKAMTATANSLNKEFGSKLKEHMKYCVDHPEEISKIAKVKAQVSEVKGVMMENIEKVLDRGEKIELLVDKTENLRSQAQDFRQQGTKMKRKMWYQNMKIKLIVLAIVLALILIIILSICGGFNC